A genomic stretch from Leptotrichia sp. HSP-536 includes:
- a CDS encoding DUF1858 domain-containing protein, with amino-acid sequence MAEKVTKDMNIMEAVEKYPIIAQVLMRYGLGCVGCIISSAETLGEGIAVHGLNPDIILEEVNMILEKQEV; translated from the coding sequence ATGGCAGAAAAAGTAACTAAAGATATGAATATAATGGAAGCGGTGGAAAAATATCCCATTATTGCACAGGTGCTTATGAGATATGGTCTTGGATGTGTTGGTTGCATCATTTCAAGTGCTGAAACTTTGGGAGAAGGAATTGCGGTTCATGGATTAAATCCAGATATAATTCTTGAAGAAGTGAATATGATTCTTGAAAAACAGGAAGTGTAG
- a CDS encoding superoxide dismutase: MFKQIELSYKFDALEPNIDTKTMEIHYGKHHATYTNNLNDTLKNNAPEFLEKPIEEILANLEILPESIRGAVRNNGGGFYNHNLYFEIMGPNAGGEPTGELAEKINEAFGSFETFKEEFSKAAVTRFGSGWAWLVVNKNGELKVTSTANQDNPLIPGATACGCSEGTPILGIDVWEHAYYLNYQNRRPDYISAFFNVINWDAVAKKYADAK; this comes from the coding sequence ATGTTTAAACAAATAGAACTATCTTATAAATTTGACGCATTAGAACCAAATATTGACACAAAAACAATGGAAATCCATTATGGGAAACACCATGCAACTTACACTAATAACTTGAATGATACGTTAAAAAATAATGCACCAGAATTTTTAGAAAAACCGATTGAGGAAATTTTGGCAAATTTAGAAATATTACCAGAAAGTATACGTGGAGCTGTTAGAAATAATGGAGGAGGTTTCTATAATCATAATTTATATTTTGAAATAATGGGGCCTAACGCCGGAGGAGAACCTACAGGCGAACTAGCAGAAAAAATTAATGAAGCATTTGGAAGCTTTGAAACATTTAAAGAAGAATTTTCAAAAGCTGCGGTAACAAGATTTGGTTCTGGATGGGCTTGGCTTGTTGTAAATAAAAATGGAGAGCTAAAAGTAACTTCAACTGCAAATCAAGATAATCCATTAATTCCAGGAGCAACAGCTTGTGGATGTTCAGAAGGAACTCCAATTTTAGGAATAGATGTTTGGGAACATGCATATTATCTAAATTATCAAAATAGAAGACCAGATTATATTTCAGCATTTTTCAATGTTATAAACTGGGATGCAGTAGCTAAAAAATATGCAGATGCGAAATAG
- a CDS encoding winged helix-turn-helix domain-containing protein: MKVLVFNKNEKTRMVVGQLLKELSFNVILAENEEQLLDALKTESLDISFLDISSIEDFPLAIERILRYKKQSYILMAIEQDDRYAKTEALLKGIDDYVYNDFRLEELSAKFRAIVRVLNKRLTEDEMGILTAYDLTLNPANREVKRNGKEIELTNKEFLLLEYFLRNKNRVLTRTMISEKIWDIDFVSESNIVDVYVNFLRSKIDKGFDKKIIKTVRSVGYIIKE, from the coding sequence ATGAAAGTATTAGTATTCAATAAAAATGAAAAAACAAGAATGGTTGTAGGTCAATTATTAAAAGAATTAAGTTTTAATGTTATATTGGCAGAAAATGAAGAACAGTTATTAGATGCACTAAAAACAGAATCACTTGATATTTCTTTTTTAGATATTAGTTCTATAGAAGATTTTCCATTGGCAATAGAAAGAATATTGAGATACAAGAAGCAAAGCTATATTTTGATGGCAATTGAGCAAGATGATAGATATGCTAAAACAGAAGCCTTATTAAAAGGAATAGACGATTATGTTTATAATGATTTTAGACTAGAAGAACTTTCAGCTAAATTCAGAGCTATAGTTAGAGTTTTGAACAAGCGGTTGACTGAAGATGAAATGGGAATTTTGACAGCTTACGATTTGACATTAAATCCTGCTAATAGGGAAGTTAAACGTAATGGAAAAGAAATAGAATTAACAAACAAGGAATTTTTACTGCTTGAATATTTCTTAAGAAATAAAAACAGAGTTCTTACAAGAACTATGATTTCAGAAAAAATCTGGGATATAGATTTTGTTTCAGAAAGTAATATTGTAGACGTATATGTTAATTTCTTAAGATCAAAAATAGATAAGGGATTTGACAAAAAAATTATAAAGACTGTAAGAAGTGTTGGATATATTATAAAAGAGTAA
- a CDS encoding Mrp/NBP35 family ATP-binding protein gives MQTNTALTEQKKRIDSNMSKIKHKIAVMSGKGGVGKTTTAVNLAYGLSLRGYKVGILDADLHGPNVPIMFGKEGVKLSKISEPLEISENLHISSLSFFVPDNSPVVWKGPQKIAAIMEMLEGIKWGEIDFFIVDLPPGTGDETLGIAQNIGSDSKAVIVTTPQKVSLLDSTRAVNFAKLINLNVLGIIENMSGFICPDCQKEINIFKKNGAEKMSMETKTDFLGSIPLDQNIVESSDNGLPFISNDSVASRKMNDVIARIIEKLELER, from the coding sequence ATGCAAACTAATACAGCTTTGACTGAGCAAAAAAAAAGAATTGATTCCAATATGTCCAAGATAAAGCATAAAATCGCAGTAATGAGTGGAAAAGGCGGAGTCGGAAAAACAACGACAGCTGTTAACTTAGCTTACGGACTGTCATTGCGAGGATATAAAGTTGGTATTCTTGATGCTGATTTGCATGGACCTAACGTTCCGATTATGTTTGGTAAAGAAGGAGTGAAGCTTTCAAAAATTTCTGAACCGTTAGAAATATCAGAAAATTTGCACATATCGTCACTTAGCTTTTTTGTTCCAGATAATTCACCAGTGGTATGGAAAGGCCCACAAAAAATTGCGGCAATAATGGAAATGCTGGAAGGAATAAAATGGGGAGAAATTGATTTTTTTATAGTTGATTTGCCACCTGGAACAGGTGATGAAACGTTAGGCATTGCACAAAATATAGGATCGGATTCAAAAGCGGTAATTGTTACAACACCCCAGAAAGTTTCCTTGCTGGATTCTACAAGAGCGGTAAACTTTGCTAAATTAATTAACTTAAATGTGCTTGGAATAATCGAAAATATGAGTGGTTTTATTTGCCCTGATTGTCAAAAGGAAATAAATATTTTTAAAAAAAATGGTGCAGAAAAAATGTCCATGGAAACAAAAACAGACTTTCTAGGTTCAATACCATTAGATCAAAATATAGTAGAATCTAGTGATAACGGATTACCATTTATTTCAAATGATTCCGTAGCATCGAGAAAAATGAATGATGTGATTGCTAGAATAATCGAAAAATTAGAATTGGAGAGGTAA
- a CDS encoding IS5 family transposase (programmed frameshift), whose product MQRRYEISDEQWNKIKHMFPKARTGRPGKDLRLMFNAVLWIACSSAPWRDLPECFGSWKTVYSRFCKWRDEGTLLKIFEHLREDADYENLSIDSTVVKAHQSSAGAKKGAKDSEVNQHIGRSSGGRTTKIHAAVDGLGNPLYIKLTAGQIHDSTQAIKILSQLSIKGSNILADKAYGTKEVREYIRKHGGECVIPPKSNAADKWECDYHIYKERHLVECFFNKLKQFRRIGTRYDKLASTFINFIYIGCIMILIK is encoded by the exons ATGCAAAGAAGATATGAAATATCAGATGAACAATGGAATAAAATAAAGCATATGTTTCCCAAAGCTAGGACAGGACGTCCAGGCAAGGATTTACGCCTGATGTTTAATGCCGTGCTATGGATTGCCTGCAGCAGTGCGCCTTGGAGAGACCTTCCTGAATGTTTCGGTTCATGGAAGACAGTCTATTCCCGTTTCTGCAAATGGCGTGACGAGGGGACTCTGCTTAAAATATTTGAGCATTTAAGGGAAGATGCCGATTATGAGAACTTGAGCATTGACTCCACAGTAGTTAAAGCCCACCAGAGCAGTGCAGGAGCTAAAAAAG GGGCAAAAGATTCAGAAGTGAACCAGCACATCGGGAGAAGCTCAGGGGGAAGGACAACTAAAATCCACGCAGCTGTTGATGGACTTGGAAATCCGCTGTACATAAAACTTACTGCAGGACAGATTCATGATAGTACGCAAGCAATTAAAATATTGTCGCAGCTAAGCATAAAAGGCAGCAACATACTGGCAGACAAGGCATACGGAACAAAGGAAGTTCGGGAGTACATAAGAAAACACGGGGGAGAATGTGTAATACCTCCAAAGTCCAATGCAGCAGACAAATGGGAATGCGATTACCATATCTACAAGGAAAGACATCTTGTGGAATGTTTTTTTAATAAGCTTAAACAGTTCCGCAGAATAGGGACACGCTATGATAAGCTGGCAAGCACATTTATAAATTTTATTTATATAGGATGCATAATGATTTTAATAAAATAA
- a CDS encoding YiiX/YebB-like N1pC/P60 family cysteine hydrolase codes for MNILKSNIQRILLFLILIFSLVCKTNEKKYFWYSPREIISNVDKLQPGDILILSKKPTLRSMWGHAAVLNEHKKVVEFPSYSSGYSESPLYVWQNINRKIAVFRLKGIDNKFKAALFKEIDDTTTKPYGITFHKNFDKRLYCSQFIYIVFKKAGEKVGREVNLDSNGGGWVMPFDIMDSPLLENISLYSTESPKSD; via the coding sequence ATGAACATTTTAAAATCAAATATACAAAGAATATTATTATTTTTAATATTAATTTTTTCTCTTGTATGCAAGACAAATGAAAAGAAATATTTCTGGTACTCTCCAAGAGAAATTATTTCCAATGTAGATAAACTACAGCCTGGCGACATACTTATTTTATCCAAGAAGCCAACTTTGCGTTCAATGTGGGGGCATGCAGCCGTTTTAAACGAGCATAAAAAAGTTGTAGAGTTTCCGTCTTATTCTTCTGGATACAGTGAAAGCCCTCTTTATGTCTGGCAAAATATAAATCGTAAAATTGCTGTATTCAGGCTCAAAGGGATTGATAATAAATTTAAGGCTGCATTATTTAAAGAAATTGATGACACTACCACTAAGCCTTACGGAATAACTTTTCACAAAAATTTTGACAAAAGATTGTATTGTTCACAATTTATATACATCGTATTTAAAAAAGCTGGAGAAAAAGTTGGACGTGAAGTAAATCTTGATTCTAATGGTGGCGGATGGGTTATGCCTTTTGATATTATGGATTCTCCATTATTGGAGAATATTTCACTTTACAGTACTGAATCTCCAAAATCAGATTAG
- a CDS encoding YdcF family protein gives MKNTIITVIKISIIIFVFLFCFVQYFIIKEYITDRKSVNENKKVDYVIILGARVKGEKPTKSLMERIKAATEYLKKNPEVKVIATGGQGKNENVAEGLAIKRELLKNGISEDRIILENKSKNTVENFRFSLEKIKKTEDEKNRKIKVLIVTNDYHIFRSKNIAKKVGFINKKYEIYGLPAKTPLISMPKSYFREFLSNINYFIFIRAAIDNPKAGLN, from the coding sequence ATGAAGAATACAATTATAACAGTAATAAAAATTTCTATTATCATATTTGTTTTTTTATTTTGCTTTGTGCAATATTTTATAATAAAAGAATATATAACTGATAGAAAATCCGTAAATGAAAATAAAAAAGTAGATTATGTAATAATACTGGGAGCAAGAGTAAAAGGAGAAAAGCCGACTAAATCACTTATGGAAAGGATAAAAGCTGCAACGGAGTATTTAAAGAAAAATCCAGAAGTTAAGGTTATTGCAACTGGTGGACAAGGGAAAAATGAGAATGTTGCTGAAGGATTGGCGATAAAAAGGGAACTTTTAAAAAATGGGATTAGTGAAGATAGAATTATTTTGGAGAATAAATCTAAGAATACTGTTGAGAATTTTAGATTTAGTCTTGAGAAGATAAAAAAAACTGAAGATGAAAAAAATCGAAAAATAAAAGTATTGATAGTAACGAATGATTACCATATTTTCCGATCTAAAAATATTGCTAAAAAAGTTGGATTTATTAATAAAAAGTATGAAATTTACGGACTTCCAGCAAAAACTCCACTTATTTCAATGCCAAAATCATATTTCAGGGAATTTTTATCAAATATAAACTATTTTATTTTTATAAGGGCAGCAATTGATAATCCAAAAGCGGGCTTAAACTAA
- a CDS encoding virulence associated protein VapD: protein MYAIAFDLKIDDLKKNYGDPYNRAYDEIRQELEMLGFEWTQGSLYVNSTEKNTLAEVYKAITKLKSIEWFKNSVRDIRAFKVEDWSDFTAIVKE from the coding sequence ATGTATGCAATTGCATTTGATTTAAAAATTGATGATTTGAAAAAAAATTATGGTGATCCATATAATAGGGCTTACGATGAAATTCGACAGGAATTGGAGATGCTAGGTTTTGAATGGACACAGGGCAGTTTATATGTGAATAGTACTGAAAAAAATACTTTAGCTGAAGTTTATAAAGCCATAACAAAACTAAAATCTATCGAATGGTTTAAAAATTCTGTAAGGGATATTAGAGCTTTTAAAGTTGAAGACTGGAGTGATTTTACAGCTATCGTGAAAGAATAA
- a CDS encoding type II toxin-antitoxin system Phd/YefM family antitoxin, whose protein sequence is MLVVSFSTMKNNLKSYCDKVVKENEDVIVTRKNEENIVLINLEKYNQFLKAVQNAEYLAKIDRGFSQMKSGKGQVHDLIEVDDE, encoded by the coding sequence ATGTTAGTTGTAAGTTTTTCAACTATGAAAAATAATTTAAAAAGTTATTGTGATAAAGTAGTGAAAGAAAATGAAGATGTGATTGTAACAAGAAAAAATGAAGAAAATATAGTTTTAATAAATCTTGAAAAATATAATCAATTTTTGAAAGCAGTCCAAAATGCTGAATATCTTGCAAAAATAGATAGAGGATTTTCTCAGATGAAAAGTGGAAAAGGACAAGTTCATGATTTAATAGAGGTCGACGATGAATAA
- a CDS encoding ABC transporter ATP-binding protein, producing MSKNKKTENSQSRNQLKGLIRLLGYMFKHYKIQTLFVIIFICLSSFGMVIGTMYSKELIDGIIIPNIGKNNPNFINELVSLILKMAVVYGGAVICTYIYEIFMIYVAQGTLKRLRDDVFIHMESLPIKYFDTNAHGDIMSVYSSDIDALRNMMVESLSQVISSIITIVSVLISMFILNIPLAIFVVIMIIIMIITTKTISSKSSKNYTAQQRNIGIVNGYVEEMIEGLKVVKVFSYEKKADERFNKLNTALFNRANNAMKFANILGPAVGNLGNINFVLTAVLGSIIVFNNIAGFTIGGLVSFLQFIKVINQPVSQIAQQLTSVILASAGAQRVFNLLDQTPEQDNGYVTLVNANIDENGNITETEKHTGAWAWKYPHSDGTISYERLMGDVVFEDVTFGYNDEKTILHNINLYAKPGEKIAFVGATGAGKTTITNLINRFYDINSGKIRYDGINIEKIKKQDLRESLGIVLQDTHLFSGTVADNIRYGKLDATDEEVYAAAKLANADHFIKHLPQGYDTYLSGDGSSLSQGQRQLLSIARAAIADPPVLILDEATSSIDTRTEKIVQEGMDKLMVGRTVFVIAHRLSTIKNSDVIMVLDQGKIIERGNHDELIAQKGTYYQLYTGGFENQ from the coding sequence ATGAGTAAAAATAAAAAAACTGAAAATTCGCAATCACGAAATCAGCTAAAAGGATTAATCCGATTATTAGGATACATGTTTAAGCATTATAAAATACAGACGCTATTTGTTATTATATTTATTTGTTTGAGTTCGTTTGGAATGGTTATCGGGACAATGTATTCGAAAGAATTGATTGATGGAATCATTATTCCTAACATTGGAAAAAATAATCCTAACTTTATCAATGAGCTTGTGAGCCTAATTTTAAAAATGGCAGTAGTATATGGTGGAGCTGTTATTTGTACGTATATTTATGAGATATTTATGATTTATGTTGCACAGGGGACATTGAAAAGGTTAAGGGATGATGTGTTTATACATATGGAGTCGCTTCCCATAAAATATTTTGATACAAATGCACATGGAGATATAATGAGTGTTTATTCAAGTGATATTGACGCTTTAAGAAATATGATGGTTGAAAGTCTGTCACAGGTAATATCCTCGATTATTACAATTGTAAGTGTCCTTATTTCAATGTTCATCTTAAATATTCCACTAGCAATTTTCGTAGTAATAATGATTATTATTATGATTATTACAACAAAAACTATTTCTTCAAAAAGTTCAAAAAACTATACTGCTCAACAAAGAAATATCGGTATCGTAAATGGATATGTAGAAGAAATGATAGAAGGACTGAAAGTTGTAAAAGTATTTTCATACGAAAAAAAAGCCGACGAACGTTTTAACAAACTAAATACTGCATTATTTAACAGGGCGAACAATGCTATGAAATTTGCAAACATTCTAGGCCCTGCTGTTGGAAATCTTGGAAATATAAACTTTGTACTTACAGCAGTTCTTGGTTCAATAATTGTGTTTAATAATATTGCAGGCTTTACAATCGGAGGACTTGTATCGTTCTTGCAGTTTATAAAAGTAATAAACCAGCCTGTTTCACAAATTGCACAGCAATTAACATCAGTAATATTGGCATCGGCTGGAGCTCAAAGGGTATTTAACCTGCTAGATCAGACACCTGAACAAGATAACGGCTATGTAACTCTTGTAAACGCAAATATTGATGAAAATGGAAACATTACAGAAACCGAAAAGCACACAGGTGCATGGGCTTGGAAATATCCGCATTCTGATGGAACAATTTCTTATGAAAGACTAATGGGAGATGTTGTTTTTGAAGATGTAACATTTGGATATAATGATGAAAAGACAATACTTCACAATATCAATCTTTATGCAAAGCCAGGAGAAAAAATTGCCTTCGTTGGTGCAACAGGAGCTGGAAAAACTACGATTACAAACTTAATTAACAGATTTTACGATATTAACTCTGGAAAAATTCGATATGATGGTATTAACATTGAAAAAATAAAAAAACAAGATTTAAGAGAATCGCTTGGAATTGTATTACAGGACACACACTTGTTCTCTGGAACAGTTGCCGACAACATTAGATATGGAAAACTTGATGCTACAGATGAAGAAGTGTATGCTGCTGCAAAACTTGCCAACGCTGACCATTTTATAAAACACTTGCCACAAGGCTACGACACCTATTTAAGCGGTGATGGTTCGAGCCTTTCACAAGGGCAGCGGCAATTATTGTCAATAGCAAGAGCAGCAATTGCTGATCCACCAGTCTTAATTCTGGATGAAGCAACTTCAAGCATTGATACAAGAACAGAAAAAATCGTGCAGGAAGGAATGGATAAGTTGATGGTGGGAAGAACAGTCTTTGTAATCGCCCACAGGCTTTCAACTATCAAAAATTCCGATGTGATAATGGTACTTGATCAAGGAAAAATTATCGAGCGTGGAAATCACGATGAACTGATTGCACAAAAAGGAACTTATTACCAGCTTTATACAGGTGGATTTGAAAATCAGTAA
- a CDS encoding ABC transporter ATP-binding protein, protein MLKKLFSNLGEFKKSALISPIFIGIEVVFEMLIPTLMAVIIDNGLNGNNGNGDMKFIVIMGLATFGVAMLSLFCGIRASKYASYASAGFAKNLRKSLFSKIQSFSFTNIDKFSTAGLITRFTTDVNNIQNSFQLLIRGFVRAPLMMCVAIFMSFMISPKLSMIFIVAVLFLGSFLAFIIFKVHPIFTAAIRKYDDINSSLQENINGIRVVKAYIREKYETNKFKKATENLKNMFLKGEKIIIFVSPVMQITVFGCILLLSWFGAKMIVVNELTTGQLTSLFAYTTNILMSLLMLAMMLVNIVFSRASGDRIVMVLDEEPSIKNPENGITEVKDGSIVFKNVNFSYSNNPDVLNLTKINLEIKSGETIGIIGGTGSAKSALVQLIPRLYDVLDGELLVGGVNVKDYDIKTLRDNVAMVLQKNVLFSGTIKDNLRWGNENATDEEMEHVCKLAQADEFIQKFPKKYDTRIERGGANVSGGQRQRLCIARALLKSPKILILDDSTSAVDTKTDKLIREAFKNELPHITKIIIGQRVSSIKDSDKILVLEDGIITAAGTHDELLKTSKVYREVYESQTEGSDK, encoded by the coding sequence ATGTTAAAAAAATTATTTTCCAATCTTGGAGAATTTAAAAAAAGTGCATTGATTTCGCCTATATTTATTGGAATAGAAGTCGTTTTTGAAATGCTCATTCCGACACTTATGGCTGTGATTATAGATAACGGACTGAATGGAAATAACGGTAACGGGGATATGAAATTTATTGTTATAATGGGGCTTGCAACATTTGGAGTGGCAATGTTGTCGCTATTTTGCGGAATAAGGGCGAGTAAATATGCTTCCTATGCTTCAGCGGGATTTGCTAAAAATTTGAGAAAAAGCTTGTTTTCCAAAATACAGTCGTTTTCATTTACAAATATTGACAAATTTTCTACAGCTGGACTTATTACAAGATTTACAACAGACGTAAACAATATTCAGAATTCGTTTCAGCTTTTGATTAGAGGATTTGTAAGAGCTCCTCTTATGATGTGCGTTGCTATATTTATGTCATTTATGATAAGTCCAAAATTGTCAATGATATTTATTGTTGCAGTTTTATTTTTAGGAAGTTTTTTAGCTTTTATTATTTTTAAGGTGCATCCAATTTTTACAGCTGCAATTAGAAAATATGATGATATAAATTCTAGCCTTCAGGAAAATATAAACGGTATTCGAGTTGTGAAAGCGTATATTCGTGAAAAATATGAAACTAATAAGTTTAAGAAAGCTACTGAAAATTTGAAAAATATGTTTTTAAAAGGAGAAAAGATTATAATATTTGTATCTCCTGTAATGCAGATAACAGTATTTGGATGCATTTTACTGCTTTCATGGTTTGGAGCAAAGATGATTGTTGTAAATGAGCTGACAACTGGGCAGCTTACAAGTCTTTTTGCTTATACAACTAATATTCTTATGAGCCTTCTTATGCTTGCAATGATGCTTGTGAATATTGTGTTTTCAAGAGCGTCTGGAGATAGAATTGTTATGGTGCTGGATGAGGAGCCAAGTATTAAAAATCCTGAAAATGGGATAACAGAGGTAAAAGATGGTTCAATCGTGTTTAAAAACGTTAATTTCAGTTACAGCAACAATCCTGATGTTCTGAATTTGACAAAAATAAATCTGGAAATAAAGTCTGGAGAAACTATTGGAATTATTGGGGGAACTGGAAGTGCAAAATCGGCTCTTGTTCAGTTGATTCCAAGATTGTATGATGTTCTAGATGGGGAACTTTTAGTTGGCGGAGTGAACGTAAAGGATTATGATATAAAGACGCTTCGGGATAATGTGGCGATGGTTCTTCAAAAAAATGTACTGTTTTCAGGAACTATAAAGGATAATTTACGTTGGGGAAATGAGAATGCAACTGATGAGGAAATGGAACATGTCTGCAAATTGGCACAAGCTGATGAGTTTATTCAAAAATTCCCTAAAAAATACGACACTCGTATTGAACGTGGCGGAGCGAATGTGTCTGGAGGGCAAAGACAAAGGCTATGTATTGCCAGAGCCTTGCTAAAATCTCCTAAAATATTAATTTTAGATGATTCTACAAGCGCAGTTGATACAAAAACAGACAAATTAATAAGAGAAGCCTTCAAAAATGAATTGCCACACATTACAAAAATTATTATTGGTCAAAGAGTATCATCAATAAAAGATTCTGATAAAATATTAGTTCTGGAAGATGGAATTATCACAGCGGCAGGGACACACGATGAATTGCTTAAAACAAGCAAGGTATACCGTGAAGTTTATGAATCCCAGACAGAAGGGAGTGACAAGTAA
- a CDS encoding esterase family protein translates to MQVEYRKEYSHNLGREMEFIRYGHSGKPVLVFPTQDGHYSQYEEFGMINVLSDYIEQGRLQLFCVGSVDTESWSDIYGDPRYRIEMQEKYFNYITNEFVPRIQDISWRNDIIVTGCSMGGAHAGIAFFRRPDLFDTLISLSGMFDASMFFGDYKDDLVYNNSVVDFLRNMPWNHPYLDIYRQKNIIVCIGQGAWEGELLPSNRELAHILYEKQVPAWTDFWGYDVAHDWDWWRIQIRYFMEHLNL, encoded by the coding sequence ATGCAAGTAGAGTACAGAAAAGAATACAGTCATAATCTAGGAAGAGAAATGGAGTTTATAAGATACGGACACTCAGGAAAACCTGTTCTGGTTTTTCCTACGCAAGATGGACACTACAGCCAGTATGAAGAGTTTGGAATGATAAATGTGCTGTCAGACTATATTGAGCAAGGAAGACTGCAATTATTCTGTGTTGGAAGTGTTGACACTGAGAGCTGGTCAGACATTTACGGAGATCCAAGATACAGAATAGAAATGCAGGAAAAATACTTTAATTATATTACAAATGAATTTGTACCAAGGATACAGGATATTTCCTGGAGAAATGATATTATTGTTACAGGGTGCAGCATGGGAGGAGCTCATGCGGGAATAGCATTTTTCAGAAGGCCCGACTTATTTGACACATTGATTTCCCTAAGTGGAATGTTTGATGCGTCAATGTTTTTTGGAGATTACAAAGATGATTTAGTTTACAATAATTCAGTTGTTGACTTTTTAAGAAACATGCCGTGGAATCATCCTTATCTAGATATTTACAGACAAAAAAATATCATAGTATGTATCGGACAGGGGGCCTGGGAAGGAGAACTTCTTCCTAGCAACAGAGAACTTGCACACATCCTTTATGAAAAACAGGTTCCAGCATGGACTGATTTCTGGGGCTATGATGTAGCTCACGACTGGGACTGGTGGAGAATACAAATAAGATATTTTATGGAGCATTTGAATTTATAA
- a CDS encoding ATP-grasp domain-containing protein: MNFIYISPQFPKTNTEFCNRLKQNGITVLGIADVEYDALDERLKESLTEYYKVSNLENYDEVLKAVAFFTHKYGKIDWLESNNEYWLAQDAKLRSDFNITSGIKADKVANIKEKSKMKKAYKKADVPFCDYSLVTTLVKAKKFIEKVGYPVVTKPDNGVGASDTKKIKDENGLKEFFENRNKDVKYIMEEYVDGELVSYDAIIDSKGEPIFETGIVEPAIMDVVNKGLDVFYYVEKEMPEKLLEAGRRSVKGFGVKSRFVHLEFFKLKSDKKGLGKEGDYIALEANMRPAGGYTPDMYNYANNTDVYQIWADMIAFDKIEKAELNEDMEKNYCVYASRRDNKNYIHSHDEIKQKYGNTIVMDERMPDVFAEAMGNYMYTAKFSEKEQMEEFTSFVHKKTEE; this comes from the coding sequence ATGAATTTTATTTATATTTCACCACAATTTCCAAAAACTAATACTGAATTTTGTAACAGATTGAAACAAAATGGAATTACTGTATTAGGGATTGCAGACGTGGAATATGATGCATTAGATGAAAGATTGAAAGAAAGTTTGACTGAATATTACAAGGTTTCTAATCTTGAAAATTATGATGAAGTTTTGAAGGCAGTTGCTTTCTTTACTCATAAATACGGAAAAATAGACTGGCTTGAATCGAATAATGAATATTGGCTTGCACAAGATGCTAAACTTCGTTCTGATTTTAATATCACATCAGGAATAAAAGCTGATAAAGTTGCTAATATTAAAGAAAAATCGAAAATGAAAAAAGCATATAAGAAAGCTGATGTACCGTTTTGCGACTATTCATTGGTTACAACGCTTGTAAAAGCTAAAAAATTCATTGAAAAAGTTGGGTATCCAGTAGTTACTAAGCCTGATAATGGTGTAGGTGCAAGCGATACGAAAAAAATTAAAGATGAAAATGGCTTAAAGGAATTTTTTGAAAATCGTAACAAAGATGTAAAATATATTATGGAAGAATATGTTGATGGGGAACTTGTATCTTATGATGCAATTATTGATTCTAAAGGTGAACCTATTTTTGAAACTGGAATAGTTGAGCCTGCAATTATGGATGTTGTAAACAAAGGACTGGATGTATTTTATTATGTAGAAAAAGAAATGCCTGAAAAATTACTGGAAGCTGGAAGACGTTCAGTTAAAGGCTTTGGAGTAAAAAGCAGATTTGTTCATTTGGAATTTTTCAAACTAAAAAGTGACAAAAAGGGTCTTGGAAAAGAAGGAGATTACATCGCACTTGAAGCAAATATGCGTCCTGCAGGTGGATATACTCCTGATATGTATAATTACGCTAATAACACAGATGTTTATCAAATCTGGGCAGACATGATAGCTTTTGACAAAATTGAAAAGGCTGAATTAAATGAAGATATGGAAAAAAATTACTGTGTTTATGCCAGCCGTCGTGATAACAAAAATTATATACATTCACATGATGAAATTAAGCAAAAATATGGAAATACAATTGTAATGGATGAAAGAATGCCGGATGTATTTGCAGAAGCTATGGGAAATTACATGTACACGGCAAAATTTTCTGAAAAAGAGCAAATGGAAGAGTTTACAAGCTTTGTGCATAAAAAAACTGAAGAATAG